From a region of the Panicum virgatum strain AP13 chromosome 2K, P.virgatum_v5, whole genome shotgun sequence genome:
- the LOC120694684 gene encoding nodulation protein H-like has product MHPYSLKSSKGAPILPRPVFFFFVALCGFYVYYLSFNQITLENRKEGYNGEEQRANICRKPSVPYEELCYVHFPKPTSYSRGECSCTPVRFFVIVSMQRSGSGWFETLLYSHPNISSNGEIFNRVDRRENISSILQTLDKLYNLDWLTSAAKNDCTAAFGLKWMLNQGILENHDDIVSYLNKKGVSIIFLFRRNTLRQVISVLANDYDKDAKQLNGTHKSHVHSKEEAEILAKFKPKLDTSTLIANIRNIEKAIKDCLDHFKSTRHMILYYEDIIGNSNALSRVQEFLRVPVRPLMSRQVKIHTRPLPDLIKNWEDVSSKLNGTEFAHLLDGSDYAK; this is encoded by the exons ATG CACCCATATTCACTTAAGAGTTCCAAGGGAGCACCAATCCTGCCGCGACCggtcttctttttctttgttgCATTATGTGGATTCTATGTCTACTACCTCTCCTTCAATCAGATAACACTAGAAAACAGAAAAGAAGGGTATAATGGAGAAGAACAAAGGGCAAATATTTGCAGAAAGCCTTCTGTGCCATATGAGGAGCTCTGTTACGTGCACTTTCCAAAACCTACAAGTTATAGCAG GGGAGAATGCTCATGTACTCCTGTTCGATTCTTTGTAATTGTGTCTATGCAAAGATCGGGAAGTGGATGGTTTGAGACCTTGCTATATAGTCATCCTAACATTAGTTCTAACGGAGAAATCTTTAACAGGGTGGATAGAAGAGAAAATATATCATCCATCTTACAAACACTTGATAAACTTTATAATTTGGACTGGCTCACCAGTGCAGCGAAGAATGACTGCACAGCTGCATTTGGACTGAAATGGATGCTTAATCAG GGAATTTTGGAAAATCATGATGATATAGTTAGTTATTTGAACAAGAAGGGTGTCTCCATAATATTTCTGTTCAGGAGAAACACATTACGCCAGGTCATATCTGTGTTGGCCAATGACTATGACAAAGATGCTAAGCAGTTGAATGGAACTCACAAGTCTCATGTTCACTCAAAAGAAGAG GCTGAGATATTAGCAAAATTCAAACCAAAGCTGGATACATCGACTCTGATCGCAAATATCAGAAACATTGAGAAGGCCATCAAAGATTGCTTGGATCACTTCAAGAGTACACGGCACATGATCCTCTATTACGAGGATATAATTGGCAATAGCAAT GCACTTTCCCGGGTGCAGGAGTTTCTGAGAGTTCCGGTGAGGCCTCTGATGAGCAGGCAGGTGAAAATTCACACGAGGCCACTGCCAGACCTCATCAAGAACTGGGAGGACGTGAGCAGCAAACTGAACGGCACAGAGTTTGCTCACTTGCTTGATGGCTCAGATTACGCCAAGTGA
- the LOC120694682 gene encoding pre-mRNA-splicing factor SYF1-like — MPSAAGPVAVVSAGSAAKAAPSPAVGISPELYPSEDDLPYEEEILREPFKLKGWWRYLVARAAAPFAKRAVIYERALKALPGSYKLWHAYLRERLDHARPHPIDHPAYSSLNNTFERALATMHKMPRIWVLYLTSLLDQRLLTRSRRAFDRALRALPVTQHDRIWPLYLRLASLPACPVETSLRVFRRYLQFDPSHAEDFINFLISANRWQEAADRLASVLNDDGFRSVKGKTRHQLWLELCEILTKHADEVAGLKVDAILRGGIRKFTDEVGKLWTSLADYYVRRGLFEKARDVFEEGVSSVVTVKEFSVVFEAYTQFEQSMLAAKLEAAEEEGAEDEDEGGGRKNGMDRLSKKFLEDFWLNDEDDTELRMARFEWLLDRRPELLSSVLLRQNPHNVEEWHRRVKLFEKDPARQVATYVEAVKTVDPMKAVGKPHTLWVSFAKMYEKHNRLDSAEDIFKRATQVNYKAVDHLASIWCEWAEMELRHNNFDKAIELMRQATAEPSVEVKRQAAAEGNEPVQMKVHKSLKLWSFYVDLEESLGTLDSTRAVYERILDLRIATPQIILNYAYLLEEHKYFEDAFKVYERGVKIFKYPHVKAIWVTYLTKFVQRYKRSKLERARELFHEAVQQAPPDEKKPLYLQWAKLEEDYGLAKRAMNVYDEAVRAVPNSEKMDMYEIYIARAAELFGVPRTRQIYEQAIESGLPDRDVLTMCMKFAELERSLGEIDRSRAIYVHASNYADPNNSDFWKKWNDFEIQHGNEDTFREMLRIKRTVAASRSQTHFILPEYLMQRDQRLNLDEAVDTLKRAGVPEDEMAALERQLASGPSTAPPAAQNTAPASTNRMMNFVSAGVEAQAESSRQQAGNNEDIELPDESDDEEPDVQIAEKSVPAAVFGELGKRAAESQEGSSGAQENEQLGALERIKRRRQ, encoded by the exons ATGCCGTCGGCGGCGGGTCCGGTGGCTGTGGTGtcggcggggtcggcggcgaAGGCCGCGCCCTCCCCAGCCGTCGGAATCTCGCCGGAGCTGTACCCGTCCGAGGATGACCTGCCCTACGAGGAGGAGATCCTGCGGGAGCCCTTCAAGCTCAAGGGGTGGTGGCGCTACCTCgtcgcacgcgccgccgcgccgttcgCCAAGCGTGCCGTCATCTACGAGCGCGCGCTCAAGGCGCTCCCGGGGAGCTACAAGCTCTGGCACGCCTACCTCCGCGAGCGCCTCGACCACGCGCGCCCCCACCCCATCGACCACCCGGCCTACTCGTCGCTCAACAACACCTTTGAGCGGGCGCTGGCGACGATGCACAAGATGCCGCGCATCTGGGTCCTCTACCTCACGTCGCTCCTCGACCAGCGCCTGCTCACGCGTTCGCGCCGCGCCTTCGACCGAGCCCTGCGTGCGCTGCCGGTCACGCAGCACGACCGCATCTGGCCGCTGTACCTGCGCCTCGCGTCGCTCCCGGCCTGCCCTGTCGAGACGTCGCTCCGGGTGTTCCGCCGCTACCTCCAGTTCGACCCCTCCCATGCAGAGGATTTCATCAATTTCCTTATATCCGCCAACCGCTGGCAAGAGGCCGCTGACCGACTGGCTTCCGTGCTCAATGATGATGGTTTCCGCTCTGTCAAGGGGAAGACCAGGCACCAGCTATGGCTCGAGCTCTGCGAGATCCTCACCAAGCATGCTGATGAGGTTGCTGGCCTCAAAGTGGATGCCATCCTGCGCGGTGGGATTCGGAAGTTCACCGACGAGGTTGGCAAGCTGTGGACCTCGCTGGCTGATTACTATGTCAGGAGAGGCCTTTTCGAAAAAGCTAGAGATGTATTTGAGGAGGGCGTTTCTTCAGTGGTTACCGTGAAGGAGTTCAGCGTGGTGTTTGAGGCATATACACAGTTTGAGCAGAGTATGCTTGCAGCAAAGCTGGAGGCTGCCGAGGAAGagggagctgaggacgaggatGAGGGAGGGGGCAGGAAGAATGGGATGGACAGATTATCAAAGAAATTCCTTGAGGATTTCTGGTTGAACGATGAGGATGATACTGAATTGAGGATGGCAAGGTTTGAGTGGCTGTTGGATCGTAGACCAGAGCTTCTTAGCAGCGTGCTGTTGCGACAGAATCCACACAATGTGGAGGAGTGGCACAG GAGGGTGAAGCTTTTTGAGAAGGATCCTGCAAGGCAAGTAGCGACATATGTTGAGGCCGTGAAAACTGTGGACCCAATGAAAGCCGTTGGGAAACCCCATACTCTATGGGTGTCATTTGCAAAGATGTATGAGAAACACAATCGTCTAGATAGCGCTGAAGATATATTCAAACGGGCTACTCAAGTGAATTATAAGGCAGTTGACCACTTAGCCAGTATCTGGTGTGAATGGGCAGAGATGGAGCTGCGACACAACAATTTTGACAAGGCTATTGAGCTGATGAGGCAAGCAACAGCAGAGCCCTCTGTTGAGGTTAAGAGGCAAG CTGCTGCTGAGGGGAACGAACCTGTCCAAATGAAAGTACACAAATCTTTGAAACTGTGGAGCTTTTACGTTGATCTGGAAGAGAGCCTTGGAACTTTGGACTCTACCCGTGCTGTTTATGAGAGAATATTGGATTTACGAATTGCTACTCCACAGATAATACTCAATTATGCATATCTTCTTGAG GAGCACAAGTATTTTGAAGATGCATTTAAAGTGTATGAAAGGGGCGTGAAAATATTCAAGTATCCCCACGTTAAGGCCATTTGGGTGACCTACCTCACAAAGTTTGTACAGAGATACAAGAGAAGCAAGTTAGAACGAGCAAGGGAGCTTTTCCATGAAGCTGTCCAACAG GCTCCTCCAGATGAAAAGAAGCCCCTATATTTACAATGGGCTAAACTGGAGGAAGACTATGGTCTTGCAAAACGTGCTATGAATGTTTATGATGAAGCTGTTAGGGCTGTTCCTAACAGTGAAAAAATGGACATGTATGAAATCTATATAGCACGTGCTGCTGAACTGTTTGGCGTTCCAAGGACAAGACAAATATACGAG CAAGCAATTGAATCTGGCCTCCCAGACAGAGACGTGCTGACAATGTGCATGAAATTTGCTGAGCTAGAAAGAAGCCTCGGAGAAATTGACCGTTCGCGTGCTATCTATGTGCACGCATCCAACTATGCTGATCCAAACAATTCTGACTTTTGGAAGAAGTGGAATGACTTTGAAATCCAGCATGGTAACGAAGACACGTTCAGGGAGATGCTTCGTATTAAACGTACAGTGGCTGCTAGCCGCAGTCAG ACGCATTTCATACTACCAGAGTACTTGATGCAGAGGGATCAGAGGCTAAATCTGGACGAGGCAGTTGATACTCTGAAGCGTGCTGGCGTTCCTGAGGATGAGATGGCAGCCTTGGAAAGGCAACTAGCTTCTGGACCATCCACTGCGCCACCAGCAGCACAAAATACTGCCCCAGCCTCCACTAACAGGATGATGAACTTTGTCAGTGCTGGAGTAGAGGCGCAGGCTGAGAGTAGCAGGCAACAGGCTGGTAACAATGAGGACATTGAGCTGCCTGATGAGAGCGATGATGAGGAACCGGATGTCCAAATTGCAGAGAAGAGTGTTCCAGCTGCTGTGTTTGGCGAGCTCGGCAAGAGAGCTGCTGAGAGCCAGGAGGGAAGCTCCGGTGCCCAAGAGAATGAGCAGCTGGGCGCCCTTGAGAGGATAAAGAGACGGCGTCAATAG